One region of Pseudomonas glycinae genomic DNA includes:
- a CDS encoding glutamine synthetase family protein: MKFAAIEDARHFLEQNPDIDMIELFILDANGVPRGKLLHREELLAVYESGRPLPSTILGLTVHGEDVENSGLVWDVGDIDCRAYPLEGSLVRLPWRQIPTAAVQVSMHPEQGMPASIADPRHLLIKVIDRLKAEGYHPVMACELEFYLLDAKRDHNGRPQPALDADGGRPRHTQVYGLRELEQIEPFLADLYSACKLHGIPARTAISEYAPGQVEITLEHGDALEAMDQAVRYKRLVKAVAHKHGMQATFMAKPFDHLAGTGMHMHVSLADAEGRNLFASEDPAGTPLLRTAIGGMLASLLDSLLLFCPNANSYRRFQANSYAPLAPTWGVDNRTVSLRVPGGPANTRHIEHRICGADANPYLAAAAILAGIHRGIKDDIDPGEPVEGNGYAQANELLPTDWLTSLTALEKSVWARDALGQEFLGVYLAVKRAEYRQFMAEVGEQDWRWYLTEA, translated from the coding sequence ATGAAATTCGCAGCCATTGAAGACGCCCGTCACTTTCTCGAACAGAACCCTGACATCGACATGATCGAGCTGTTCATCCTCGACGCCAACGGTGTGCCCCGGGGCAAGTTGTTGCACCGCGAAGAGCTGCTCGCCGTGTACGAAAGCGGCCGACCGCTGCCAAGCACCATCCTCGGCCTGACCGTGCATGGCGAAGACGTGGAAAACTCCGGTCTGGTGTGGGACGTCGGCGATATCGACTGCCGCGCCTACCCACTGGAAGGCAGTCTGGTGCGCCTGCCGTGGCGGCAGATTCCGACCGCTGCGGTGCAGGTCAGCATGCACCCGGAACAAGGCATGCCGGCGAGCATTGCCGACCCGCGCCATCTGCTGATCAAGGTCATCGACCGCTTGAAAGCCGAGGGTTACCACCCGGTCATGGCCTGCGAGCTGGAGTTCTATCTGCTCGACGCCAAACGCGATCACAACGGCCGCCCGCAACCGGCGCTGGATGCCGACGGCGGTCGACCGCGACACACCCAGGTCTACGGTTTGCGTGAGCTGGAACAGATCGAACCGTTCCTCGCCGACCTTTATAGCGCCTGCAAGCTGCACGGCATTCCGGCGCGCACGGCGATCTCGGAATATGCGCCCGGTCAGGTGGAAATCACCCTCGAACACGGCGATGCACTGGAGGCGATGGATCAGGCGGTGCGCTACAAACGCCTGGTAAAAGCCGTAGCGCACAAGCATGGGATGCAGGCGACGTTCATGGCCAAGCCGTTCGATCATCTGGCTGGCACCGGCATGCACATGCACGTCAGCCTCGCCGATGCCGAGGGACGCAATCTGTTTGCCTCCGAGGACCCGGCCGGCACCCCGCTGCTGCGCACGGCGATTGGCGGGATGCTCGCCTCGTTGCTGGACTCGCTGCTGCTGTTCTGCCCGAACGCCAACTCCTACCGGCGTTTCCAGGCCAACAGTTACGCGCCACTGGCGCCGACCTGGGGCGTCGACAACCGCACCGTCAGCCTGCGCGTGCCCGGCGGCCCGGCCAACACCCGGCACATCGAACACCGCATCTGCGGCGCCGATGCCAACCCGTATCTGGCAGCGGCGGCGATCCTCGCGGGCATTCATCGCGGGATAAAAGACGACATCGATCCGGGCGAGCCGGTGGAAGGCAACGGCTACGCGCAGGCGAACGAGCTGCTGCCGACCGATTGGCTGACCTCGCTCACGGCGCTGGAAAAATCGGTGTGGGCGCGGGATGCGCTGGGGCAGGAATTCCTCGGGGTGTATCTGGCGGTGAAACGCGCGGAATACCGGCAGTTCATGGCCGAAGTGGGTGAGCAGGACTGGCGCTGGTACCTCACAGAGGCCTGA
- a CDS encoding DeoR/GlpR family DNA-binding transcription regulator, translating into MHDHSASELPSLRRQKILLILERDGKVMASELSQHFAVSEDTIRRDLAELDNAGLVQRVHGGALPRPKDTGKDYFTRLDEIDEVKIRLAQLAAQQIRNGQTVMFDSGSTSLQVARSLPRDISLTAVTASPMTAIALSEYPGVKVILAGGQLNPKTMAAGGHEALRLLSGIKADLAITGVCAIHPEVGITSLHFDEVPVKQALLDCAARVIAVTTADKLGAVEPFVVAPCERLHTLITERHVASGNVEDYRRLGIEVEQLQD; encoded by the coding sequence ATGCACGATCATTCCGCATCCGAGCTTCCTTCCCTGCGCCGGCAGAAAATCCTTTTGATCCTCGAACGTGACGGCAAGGTCATGGCGTCCGAGTTGAGCCAGCATTTTGCGGTGTCCGAAGACACCATCCGCCGCGATCTGGCCGAGCTGGATAACGCCGGACTGGTGCAGCGAGTGCATGGCGGGGCGCTGCCGAGGCCCAAGGACACCGGCAAGGATTACTTCACCCGGCTGGACGAGATCGACGAGGTGAAGATTCGTCTGGCGCAATTGGCGGCGCAGCAGATTCGGAATGGGCAAACGGTGATGTTCGACTCCGGTTCCACCTCGTTGCAGGTGGCGCGCTCGTTGCCCAGGGACATCAGCCTCACGGCGGTCACGGCGTCACCGATGACGGCAATTGCGTTGTCGGAATACCCGGGCGTCAAAGTGATTCTGGCGGGCGGGCAGCTCAATCCGAAAACCATGGCCGCCGGCGGTCACGAGGCGCTGCGGCTGCTGTCGGGGATCAAGGCGGATCTGGCGATCACCGGGGTCTGCGCGATTCATCCGGAGGTGGGCATCACCTCGCTGCATTTCGATGAAGTGCCGGTCAAGCAGGCGCTGCTCGATTGTGCGGCGCGGGTGATTGCCGTGACCACGGCGGACAAGCTCGGCGCGGTAGAACCGTTTGTGGTCGCGCCGTGCGAGCGCTTGCACACGCTGATCACCGAACGGCATGTGGCGTCGGGGAATGTCGAGGATTATCGGCGGTTGGGAATTGAGGTTGAGCAACTGCAGGATTGA
- the chrA gene encoding chromate efflux transporter, whose translation MSQTPKDLPRPQPITLRQAWPFWLKLGCIGFGGPAGQIAIMHQELVERRRWISERRFLHALNYCMLLPGPEAQQLATYIGWLLHRTRGGVLAGALFVLPSLLILIALSWVYIAFGDVPAVAGVFYGIKPAVTAIVLHAAHRIGSRALKNSWLWAIAGAAFVAIFAFNLPFPLIVLGAALIGYFGGRWAPQRFSNGGHRGGEKSFGPALIDDDTPPPEHARFRLPRLLRLVLIGALLWCLPMALLTALFGWGGTFTQMGWFFTKAALLTFGGAYAVLPYVYQGAVGHYGWLTPTQMIDGLALGETTPGPLIMVVAFVGFVGAYVQPTFAAEHAFAAGALAATLVTWFTFLPSFLFILAGGPLVESTHNELKFTAPLTAITAAVVGVILNLACFFAYHVFWPAGFTGQPDVFSIVLALMAALALFFFKRGVIEVLIVCALVGLGFYLLR comes from the coding sequence TTGAGCCAGACGCCAAAAGACTTGCCCCGTCCTCAACCCATCACCTTGCGCCAGGCCTGGCCCTTCTGGCTGAAACTCGGCTGCATCGGCTTCGGCGGCCCTGCCGGGCAGATCGCGATCATGCATCAGGAACTGGTGGAGCGCCGGCGCTGGATTTCCGAGCGGCGCTTCCTGCATGCGCTCAACTACTGCATGTTGCTACCCGGCCCCGAGGCCCAACAACTGGCGACTTACATCGGCTGGCTGCTGCATCGCACCCGTGGCGGCGTGCTGGCCGGGGCGTTGTTTGTGTTGCCTTCGCTGCTGATTCTGATCGCTCTGTCGTGGGTCTACATCGCGTTCGGTGACGTACCGGCGGTAGCCGGGGTGTTTTACGGAATCAAACCGGCGGTGACCGCGATTGTGTTGCACGCGGCCCATCGCATCGGTTCGCGAGCGTTGAAGAACAGTTGGTTATGGGCGATCGCCGGGGCAGCGTTCGTGGCGATTTTTGCCTTCAACCTGCCGTTCCCGCTGATCGTGCTCGGCGCAGCATTGATCGGCTATTTCGGCGGACGCTGGGCGCCGCAGCGCTTCAGCAACGGCGGCCATCGCGGCGGCGAAAAGTCCTTCGGCCCGGCGCTGATCGATGACGACACACCGCCGCCCGAGCATGCGCGGTTCCGATTGCCGAGGCTGCTGCGTCTGGTGCTGATCGGTGCGCTGCTGTGGTGCCTGCCGATGGCGTTGCTGACGGCGCTGTTCGGTTGGGGCGGCACCTTCACGCAGATGGGCTGGTTCTTCACCAAAGCGGCATTGCTCACCTTCGGCGGCGCTTACGCCGTGCTGCCTTACGTGTATCAGGGCGCGGTCGGGCATTACGGCTGGCTGACGCCAACGCAGATGATCGACGGTCTGGCCCTGGGCGAAACCACGCCGGGGCCGCTGATCATGGTCGTGGCGTTTGTCGGGTTCGTCGGCGCTTACGTGCAACCGACGTTCGCCGCGGAACACGCGTTCGCCGCCGGCGCGCTGGCCGCGACACTGGTGACCTGGTTCACCTTTCTGCCCTCATTTCTGTTCATCCTCGCCGGTGGGCCGTTGGTGGAGTCGACGCACAACGAATTGAAGTTCACTGCGCCACTGACCGCGATCACCGCAGCGGTGGTCGGGGTGATCCTCAATCTGGCGTGTTTCTTTGCTTACCACGTGTTCTGGCCCGCCGGTTTTACCGGTCAGCCCGATGTTTTCTCGATCGTGCTGGCCCTCATGGCCGCCCTCGCCCTGTTCTTTTTCAAGCGCGGGGTAATCGAGGTGTTGATCGTTTGCGCCCTCGTCGGGCTGGGGTTTTACCTGCTGCGCTGA
- a CDS encoding transporter suffix domain-containing protein, whose translation MDTAQEPLAPTSASWRFKVGVAIICLMLGSWLMVPIAAALDVPGSKVAALTGVLFISNKVLLLLVIAVMGKAGFAELKRTIGRYISGVIPTPVAEVSPLRHKIGVVMFCLPLLSSFLEPYFDNFFPGVRPNLWQMQALGDLMFVGSFFVLGGNFWDKVHALFVRKARVLAE comes from the coding sequence ATGGACACTGCTCAAGAACCGCTTGCCCCCACCAGCGCCAGCTGGCGTTTCAAGGTCGGCGTGGCAATCATCTGCCTGATGCTCGGTTCGTGGCTGATGGTGCCGATTGCCGCCGCCCTCGACGTGCCGGGCTCGAAAGTCGCGGCGCTGACCGGGGTGCTGTTCATCAGCAATAAAGTGCTGTTGCTGCTGGTGATTGCGGTGATGGGCAAGGCCGGGTTCGCCGAGCTCAAGCGCACGATTGGCCGCTATATCTCCGGCGTGATTCCGACTCCGGTGGCTGAAGTCAGCCCGCTGCGCCACAAGATCGGCGTGGTGATGTTCTGCCTGCCGCTGCTGTCGTCCTTCCTGGAACCGTATTTCGACAACTTCTTCCCGGGCGTACGGCCCAACCTCTGGCAGATGCAGGCGCTGGGCGACTTGATGTTCGTCGGCAGCTTTTTCGTGCTGGGCGGCAATTTCTGGGACAAGGTGCATGCGCTGTTCGTGCGCAAGGCGCGGGTGTTGGCGGAGTGA
- a CDS encoding TolC family protein, translating to MPATPALLIRPGHLLLLGALSLGGCLRLGPDFQPPAEAWSKQWQSPALEQASERGTLPDLRQWWQVFADPILDRLISDAEARNSSLKIAGLRVLEARAQLGIADSGRYPQLQQASADSLYIDRHQSGGNNPQDLHFWQHSAAFDVGWELDFWGRFSRAIESADASYFAAQANYEDALVLLRAQVADTYFALRTTEARLRVARENAAQQKRNFEITEKLFRSGQTAELDLQQARTQYLGTLSSIPAFEDQLLRTRNALAVLVGQPPGGAAFLAEQPGLIPLVDRAVLQDVPANLLLRRPDVRAAELNVAAQSALAGVAETDLYPSLTLLGSIVWSSDTLGTTPRSLDLIGGPSLRWNLFDYGRIHNNIRVQDARLQQLIETYRDKVRQAAREADDAASGLTKALERERILGEAEGAARRSVVLANTQYREGYSDFQRVLDAQRALLELQDNYLVSRSNAVSNLIALYRAVGGGWQSAGPHIDSATRQQMQQRTDWGDLLSAPPPQPTYPIPSQVDRHE from the coding sequence ATGCCTGCAACGCCAGCCCTGCTGATCCGTCCCGGCCACCTGCTGCTGCTCGGTGCGCTGAGCCTTGGCGGCTGCCTGCGGCTGGGCCCGGATTTCCAGCCACCGGCCGAGGCCTGGAGCAAGCAGTGGCAAAGTCCGGCACTGGAGCAGGCCAGCGAACGCGGCACGCTGCCGGATCTGCGCCAGTGGTGGCAGGTGTTTGCCGATCCGATCCTCGACCGTTTGATCAGCGACGCCGAAGCCCGCAACAGCAGCCTGAAAATCGCCGGGCTGCGGGTCCTCGAAGCCCGCGCGCAACTGGGCATCGCCGACAGCGGTCGCTACCCGCAGCTGCAACAGGCCAGCGCCGACAGCCTGTACATCGACCGCCATCAGTCCGGCGGCAACAACCCGCAGGACTTGCACTTCTGGCAGCACAGCGCCGCGTTCGATGTCGGCTGGGAGCTGGATTTCTGGGGCCGCTTCAGCCGCGCCATCGAGTCCGCCGACGCCAGCTACTTCGCCGCCCAGGCCAATTACGAAGACGCCCTCGTTCTATTACGCGCTCAAGTGGCCGACACCTACTTTGCCCTGCGCACCACAGAAGCCCGGCTGCGGGTCGCCCGGGAGAACGCCGCTCAGCAAAAACGCAATTTCGAGATCACCGAAAAACTCTTTCGCAGCGGCCAGACCGCCGAACTCGATCTGCAACAGGCCAGAACCCAATACCTCGGCACCCTCAGCAGCATTCCGGCGTTCGAAGACCAGTTGCTGCGCACCCGCAATGCGCTGGCGGTGCTGGTCGGCCAGCCGCCCGGTGGCGCGGCGTTTCTGGCGGAGCAACCGGGGCTGATTCCGCTGGTGGATCGCGCGGTGTTGCAGGACGTCCCGGCCAACCTGCTGCTGCGCCGTCCCGATGTGCGCGCGGCGGAGCTGAACGTGGCCGCGCAATCGGCGCTGGCCGGCGTGGCCGAAACCGATCTGTATCCCTCGCTGACCTTGCTCGGCAGCATCGTCTGGTCCAGCGACACCCTCGGCACCACCCCGCGCAGTCTCGACCTGATCGGCGGCCCGAGCCTGCGCTGGAATCTGTTCGATTACGGACGCATCCACAACAACATCCGCGTGCAGGACGCGCGGTTGCAGCAACTGATCGAGACCTATCGCGACAAAGTCCGCCAGGCTGCCCGCGAGGCCGACGACGCCGCCAGCGGCCTGACCAAAGCGCTGGAACGCGAGCGCATTCTCGGCGAGGCCGAAGGCGCGGCGCGACGTTCGGTGGTGCTGGCCAACACTCAATATCGCGAAGGCTATTCAGACTTTCAGCGGGTGCTCGATGCCCAGCGCGCATTGCTGGAGCTACAGGACAACTATCTGGTCAGCCGCAGCAACGCCGTGAGCAATCTGATCGCTTTGTACCGCGCGGTCGGTGGTGGCTGGCAAAGCGCCGGACCGCACATTGATTCAGCGACCCGACAGCAGATGCAGCAACGCACCGACTGGGGCGATCTGCTGAGCGCCCCGCCGCCCCAACCGACCTATCCGATTCCCTCGCAGGTAGACCGCCATGAGTGA
- a CDS encoding DUF2955 domain-containing protein, whose amino-acid sequence MPIERSVPAQRALRLACGTALCTAASYGLALPLSFLSPVLAVLLLASMPRPLPVKMALVLTLVAAFTTSLGLLLVPLLRYYPVCGVLLIGIGLFLVFTYGLRGGNVLIMTFLVIGMTMISAAGFASFELAMAVIGALVKGLLLAVVIVGLSHVLFPEPANSPAPPPAPALPAEDVPRVAMRATLIVLPTFLLVLIDPASYLPIILKAVSLGQQSTTTRTHHAGRELLGSTLLGGLLAVLFWCALSLFVHLWMFFLWMLLFGLLLARKLYRLHLTQLTPGFWLNTLITMIILLGQSVEDSAAGKDVYTAFAVRMGLFILVTLYSGVMMHLLVAHRESRQGVT is encoded by the coding sequence ATGCCTATTGAGCGCAGCGTTCCGGCGCAACGGGCCTTGCGCCTGGCTTGCGGCACGGCGTTGTGCACCGCCGCCAGTTACGGCCTCGCTCTTCCGCTGTCGTTTCTATCGCCGGTGTTAGCGGTGTTGCTGCTGGCCAGCATGCCTCGACCGTTGCCGGTGAAAATGGCGCTGGTGCTGACGTTGGTCGCCGCATTCACCACCAGTCTCGGGCTGTTGCTGGTGCCGTTGCTGCGTTATTACCCGGTGTGCGGCGTGCTGCTGATCGGTATCGGACTGTTTCTGGTGTTCACCTACGGCTTGCGCGGCGGCAACGTGCTGATAATGACGTTTCTGGTGATCGGCATGACCATGATCTCCGCCGCCGGTTTCGCCTCATTCGAGCTGGCGATGGCGGTGATCGGCGCGCTGGTCAAAGGCCTGTTGCTGGCCGTCGTCATCGTCGGCCTGAGCCACGTCCTGTTCCCGGAACCGGCCAACAGCCCCGCGCCACCACCCGCTCCCGCCCTGCCCGCCGAAGACGTGCCCCGCGTAGCAATGCGCGCAACATTGATCGTGCTGCCGACCTTCCTGCTGGTGCTGATCGACCCGGCCAGCTACCTGCCGATCATCCTCAAAGCCGTCAGCCTCGGCCAGCAAAGCACCACCACCCGCACCCATCACGCCGGGCGCGAATTGCTCGGCTCGACCTTGCTTGGCGGGCTGCTGGCGGTGCTGTTCTGGTGTGCGTTAAGCCTGTTCGTACACCTGTGGATGTTCTTTCTGTGGATGCTGCTGTTCGGGCTGTTGCTGGCGCGCAAACTCTATCGGTTGCACCTGACGCAACTGACGCCGGGGTTCTGGCTCAACACCCTGATCACCATGATTATCCTGCTCGGCCAGTCGGTGGAGGACAGTGCAGCGGGCAAGGACGTCTACACCGCGTTCGCGGTGCGCATGGGGTTGTTCATTCTGGTGACGCTCTACAGCGGCGTGATGATGCACCTGCTCGTCGCGCACCGGGAAAGCCGTCAGGGCGTGACCTGA
- the yidD gene encoding membrane protein insertion efficiency factor YidD, translating into MAPERLRSACRFEPSCSNYSILAFQKYGFFKGVDLTARRICRCRYPNGGTDYP; encoded by the coding sequence ATGGCGCCTGAAAGGCTGAGATCGGCATGTAGATTCGAACCTAGCTGTTCGAACTACTCGATTTTGGCCTTTCAGAAATATGGCTTTTTCAAAGGGGTCGATCTAACCGCCCGGCGAATTTGCAGATGCCGTTATCCAAACGGTGGCACTGATTATCCATAA
- a CDS encoding YMGG-like glycine zipper-containing protein, translating to MFRHSLFIAACLCATQASAESVVPLKGQTSQQTQIDINDCHSIASTSTTSTPQAGGRLKGAAVGAAAGATATEVRGRQHDEFYEAVDDDRKQDYRQNRAKDTAAAGAVVGGARQRQDRREQRRTDASASSSAYTGCLQGRGYQVTP from the coding sequence ATGTTCCGCCATTCACTGTTCATCGCAGCGTGCCTGTGCGCCACACAGGCCAGCGCTGAATCTGTCGTCCCGCTCAAGGGCCAGACCTCTCAACAAACCCAGATCGACATCAACGACTGCCATTCCATCGCGTCCACCTCAACCACGTCGACACCCCAGGCCGGCGGTCGGTTGAAGGGCGCTGCAGTGGGAGCCGCTGCCGGCGCCACCGCCACTGAAGTGCGCGGCCGTCAGCACGACGAGTTTTACGAAGCCGTGGACGATGATCGCAAGCAGGATTATCGCCAGAACCGCGCCAAAGACACGGCTGCCGCCGGTGCGGTAGTCGGTGGTGCGCGGCAGCGGCAGGATCGGCGCGAGCAGCGGCGAACCGATGCTTCAGCCAGTTCAAGCGCCTACACCGGTTGCCTGCAAGGGCGGGGTTATCAGGTCACGCCCTGA
- a CDS encoding HlyD family secretion protein, giving the protein MSDEAPPDPAKKGIRWVLLVIVLSLVWYLLADRFTPYTQQARVGAFVIPVAAEVAGRVIKVNVRNNQDVQAGDILFELDPQPLQIAVDRARADLENTRRTVGASTAGIASAQASLRAAQANELKTRQDNRRLEGLYKEDPGTVSVRLLEVSRANHEAAVSQVAAARAEVLRAQEQEGGNTDTNAKLLSAAATLAKAELDLANTRIGARSAGLITDLRTDVGQFAAAGSPVMTLITIQDVWVSADLTENNLGRIKPGTPVSIILDALPGEVLDGRVRSVGYGVSVGQTPPPGTLPTIQNSRDWLRPAQRFPVIIEFSEEAKKRLFERRSIRAGGQAEVMAFPSEGNLLNPLGRVFVWLMSWLSYAY; this is encoded by the coding sequence ATGAGTGATGAAGCGCCGCCGGATCCGGCGAAAAAAGGCATCCGCTGGGTGCTGCTGGTGATTGTGCTGAGCCTGGTCTGGTATCTGCTGGCCGACCGTTTTACGCCCTACACCCAACAGGCGCGGGTCGGCGCATTTGTGATCCCGGTGGCGGCGGAAGTCGCGGGCCGGGTGATCAAGGTCAACGTGCGCAACAATCAGGACGTGCAGGCCGGCGACATCCTCTTCGAGCTCGATCCGCAGCCGCTGCAGATCGCCGTCGACCGGGCCCGCGCCGATCTGGAAAACACCCGGCGCACGGTCGGCGCCAGCACCGCCGGCATCGCGTCGGCTCAGGCATCGTTGCGTGCGGCGCAAGCCAATGAACTCAAAACGCGTCAGGACAATCGACGGCTGGAAGGCTTGTACAAAGAAGACCCAGGCACGGTGTCCGTACGGCTGCTGGAAGTGTCCCGGGCCAATCACGAGGCCGCCGTCAGCCAGGTCGCCGCCGCCCGGGCCGAAGTGCTGCGCGCCCAGGAGCAGGAAGGCGGCAACACCGACACCAACGCCAAACTGCTCAGCGCTGCCGCCACACTAGCCAAGGCCGAACTGGATCTGGCCAACACCCGCATCGGCGCGCGTTCGGCGGGTCTGATCACCGACCTGCGCACCGATGTCGGCCAGTTCGCCGCTGCCGGCAGTCCGGTGATGACGTTGATCACGATCCAGGACGTGTGGGTCAGCGCCGACCTCACCGAGAACAACCTCGGCCGGATCAAGCCCGGCACACCGGTGTCGATCATCCTCGACGCCCTGCCCGGCGAAGTGCTCGACGGCCGGGTGCGCAGCGTCGGTTACGGTGTCAGCGTCGGCCAGACTCCGCCGCCCGGCACACTGCCGACGATCCAGAACAGCCGCGACTGGCTGCGTCCGGCGCAGCGTTTTCCGGTGATTATCGAGTTCAGCGAAGAGGCGAAAAAGCGTCTGTTCGAGAGGCGTTCGATTCGCGCTGGCGGGCAGGCGGAAGTCATGGCGTTTCCCAGCGAAGGCAATCTGCTCAATCCGCTCGGGCGGGTGTTTGTCTGGTTGATGAGTTGGCTGTCGTATGCCTATTGA
- a CDS encoding NAD(P)/FAD-dependent oxidoreductase has protein sequence MTERSNSYYTATLNRDTDYPTLQGRHKVDVVIIGGGFTGVATAVELAEKGLKVAIVESHKIGWGATGRNGGQVTGSLSGDGAMRKQMRNTLGDEVDDFIWHLRWRGHEIIKQRVEKYGIECDLKHGHLHAAYKPSHMAGLRSDYDEAVRRGMGDEVSLLDRSQVRDLLQSELYHGAIKNTRNMHLHPLNLCIGEARAAESLGALIFENSEVLEIIHGDSPGVRTAHGRIDANQVLLAGDVYHKLEPGQLKGKIFPAMGGIVTTEPLGDLAKQINPEDLAVYDCRFVLDYYRLTADGRLLFGGGANYSGKDSRDIAGELRPCIEQTFPALKGVKIDYQWSCAMGIVINRIPQLGKLSDNVWYCQGYSGHGIATTHIMGEIMSRAITGQMQQFDTFAACSHIRVPMGDLLGNPMLAAGMWYYQMLEKLR, from the coding sequence ATGACTGAACGCAGCAATTCCTACTACACCGCCACCCTCAACCGCGACACTGACTACCCGACCCTGCAAGGCCGGCACAAGGTCGATGTAGTGATCATCGGCGGCGGTTTCACCGGCGTCGCCACTGCCGTCGAGCTGGCCGAGAAAGGCCTGAAAGTCGCCATCGTCGAAAGCCACAAGATCGGCTGGGGCGCCACCGGGCGCAATGGCGGGCAGGTCACCGGCAGCCTGTCCGGCGACGGCGCGATGCGCAAACAGATGCGCAACACCTTGGGCGACGAGGTCGATGACTTCATCTGGCACCTGCGCTGGCGTGGGCACGAAATCATCAAACAGCGCGTCGAGAAATACGGCATCGAGTGCGACCTCAAGCACGGCCACCTGCACGCTGCCTACAAGCCAAGCCACATGGCCGGTTTGCGCAGCGACTACGACGAAGCCGTGCGGCGCGGCATGGGCGATGAAGTCAGCCTGCTCGACCGCAGCCAGGTGCGCGATCTGCTGCAAAGCGAGCTCTATCACGGCGCAATCAAGAACACCCGCAACATGCACCTGCACCCGCTCAACCTGTGCATCGGTGAAGCGCGGGCGGCAGAAAGCCTCGGCGCGCTGATCTTCGAAAACAGCGAAGTGCTGGAAATCATTCACGGCGACAGTCCCGGCGTGCGCACCGCCCACGGCCGGATCGACGCCAATCAGGTGCTGCTGGCCGGCGACGTTTACCACAAACTCGAACCGGGCCAGCTCAAGGGCAAGATCTTCCCGGCCATGGGCGGCATCGTCACCACCGAACCATTGGGCGATCTGGCAAAACAGATCAACCCTGAAGACCTCGCCGTTTACGACTGCCGCTTCGTGCTCGACTACTACCGTCTCACCGCCGACGGCCGCCTGCTGTTCGGCGGCGGCGCCAACTACAGCGGCAAGGACTCACGGGACATCGCCGGCGAACTGCGGCCATGTATCGAACAGACTTTCCCGGCGCTCAAAGGGGTGAAGATCGACTACCAGTGGAGCTGCGCGATGGGCATCGTCATCAACCGCATCCCGCAACTGGGCAAGCTCTCGGACAACGTCTGGTATTGCCAGGGCTACTCCGGCCACGGCATCGCCACGACCCACATCATGGGCGAAATCATGAGCCGGGCGATCACCGGGCAGATGCAGCAGTTCGACACGTTTGCCGCGTGCTCGCACATTCGCGTGCCGATGGGTGACTTGCTGGGGAATCCGATGCTGGCGGCGGGCATGTGGTACTACCAGATGCTGGAAAAACTGCGCTGA
- the moaE gene encoding molybdopterin synthase catalytic subunit MoaE: protein MGVRVQCKGFDAGQLIADLHARNPRVGAVVNFIGYVRDLNVGQSVTELFLEHYPGMTEKALEQIAEQARERWPLLAVEIVHRVGALSVTEPIVFVGVSSKHRHAAFEACAFIMDVLKTRAPFWKRETTPEGSHWVEARESDQNAAFRWSLAHA from the coding sequence ATGGGTGTTCGAGTCCAGTGTAAAGGCTTCGATGCCGGTCAGTTGATTGCCGACCTGCATGCGCGCAATCCACGGGTGGGCGCGGTGGTGAATTTCATTGGTTATGTGCGGGATCTGAACGTCGGGCAGTCGGTGACCGAGCTGTTTCTGGAGCACTATCCGGGCATGACCGAGAAGGCTCTGGAGCAGATCGCCGAACAAGCTCGCGAGCGCTGGCCGTTGCTGGCGGTGGAGATTGTGCATCGGGTCGGTGCGCTGTCGGTGACCGAGCCGATCGTGTTTGTTGGCGTCAGCAGCAAGCATCGGCATGCGGCGTTCGAGGCCTGCGCGTTCATCATGGACGTGCTGAAGACCCGGGCGCCGTTCTGGAAACGTGAGACCACGCCGGAGGGTTCGCATTGGGTCGAGGCGCGGGAGAGTGATCAGAATGCGGCGTTTCGCTGGAGTCTGGCGCATGCCTGA